One Pseudodesulfovibrio senegalensis DNA segment encodes these proteins:
- a CDS encoding class IV adenylate cyclase: protein MVNVEIKARITNPERIRDILMAAGAEYHGLDKQCDTYFNCPQGRLKLREGNVENSLIFYRRPDTPEPKVSEYELERLVPGHGMVPLLSAAFGVKVVVEKEREIYFKDNVKFHIDRVRGLGRFVEIEAIGEHAGELDTLHGQCSEWLECLGISMEQLEPSSYSDMFMALDVP from the coding sequence ATGGTCAACGTCGAGATCAAGGCTCGTATAACAAATCCCGAACGGATTCGGGATATTCTCATGGCTGCCGGGGCCGAATATCATGGGTTGGACAAGCAGTGCGACACCTATTTCAACTGCCCGCAGGGCCGCCTCAAGCTGCGTGAAGGCAACGTGGAAAATTCCCTGATTTTTTACCGCAGACCCGACACGCCCGAGCCAAAGGTTTCCGAGTACGAATTGGAACGGCTCGTTCCCGGACACGGCATGGTCCCGTTGCTGAGCGCCGCCTTTGGCGTGAAGGTGGTCGTGGAAAAGGAACGCGAAATATACTTCAAGGACAACGTCAAGTTTCACATCGACCGTGTGCGCGGGTTGGGTCGGTTCGTGGAGATCGAGGCCATTGGCGAACATGCCGGGGAACTGGATACCCTGCATGGTCAGTGCAGCGAGTGGCTTGAGTGCCTTGGCATTTCCATGGAACAGTTGGAACCGTCGTCATACAGCGATATGTTCATGGCCCTGGATGTTCCCTAG
- a CDS encoding GNAT family N-acetyltransferase, with the protein MFPAATWPLTPLQLARSADSRHGSTVVDCDEVVAGYANFVRCVPGDVCVIGNVIVNPAMRRQGVGTFLVRAMAARAAAEYGAHRVRLRCVASNEAGLHLYSAVGFRRVGVRTRMGLDGAVWPVHVLEMPLDPGMVRDRQDIVEARAVALV; encoded by the coding sequence ATGTTCCCGGCAGCGACTTGGCCGCTCACCCCGTTGCAATTGGCGCGTTCCGCCGATTCCCGGCACGGGTCCACAGTTGTGGATTGTGACGAGGTGGTGGCGGGATACGCGAACTTTGTCCGTTGCGTTCCCGGCGATGTTTGCGTCATCGGCAATGTCATCGTGAATCCGGCCATGCGCAGGCAGGGCGTGGGCACGTTTCTTGTTCGGGCCATGGCGGCCCGTGCGGCCGCGGAATACGGGGCGCACCGCGTGCGCCTGCGTTGTGTTGCCAGCAATGAGGCGGGGCTGCATCTGTATTCGGCCGTGGGATTCCGGCGCGTGGGAGTGCGTACCCGAATGGGGTTGGACGGAGCCGTCTGGCCGGTTCATGTTTTGGAGATGCCCCTTGATCCCGGGATGGTGCGGGATCGGCAGGATATCGTTGAGGCGAGGGCTGTTGCCCTTGTCTGA
- a CDS encoding ATP-binding protein, with the protein MYAVIAVILLSGLGVIVGKALNTIGDLAENTRDSVLPEIFDRQRTAINLERLGRFALIIHKADDPKKRRAFRLAAKILSQDTAFDANPEIRSKVSRCYEAMERIAIIRGRQDVLQKRLDEDESLLRENLASLQPCSPKASARQRAMNRAERVLLIHLLHVLSSNSHQGLEQTVKTVNELSNKVDTARLDARLARNGTTISQSAIIDTKRRILNMDMACNKTWDEVNRDLETLSASLTANAAIEASQRFTTIADEASAGLNGGLTGLIIAISTMILMLVLVRRDVLTPISKTVQAMARARDSHAPIDLPEARLREMHEIQTSVELSSTLMAEITHRTQELEQTNAALEKEIAERIRTERELGRAKEAAESADKAKSDFLAGMSHEIRTPMNTILGMAELMLETDPTPEQRKYIEIFKTSGHHLLGIINDVLDISKIEAGQLCLETHDTTLSDVLDKIHLLYRTKADDKGLSLKVVVGEGTPKRIMADPIRIGQILTNLVDNAIKFTHQGGVSIEAHPAPSGIEGEIVFSVSDTGIGIPPEAQRRVFDRFTQADSSTTRQYGGTGLGLSISRRLVEIMGGTLRLNSSPKRGTTFSFTLRFPLPEQAPESGAEATREEVRHLTDMLRQRPVSILLAEDSDSNRELLKFYLAHAGCEIDFAENGLEAVNKFKEKTYDVVLMDIQMPVMDGFEATRLLREHERQTGMQPTPIIAVTANALSEDRGRCIEAGCTFYLAKPVSKATLLKTLASTVGIV; encoded by the coding sequence ATGTATGCGGTCATTGCGGTCATTCTTCTGAGCGGTTTGGGGGTCATTGTCGGCAAGGCGCTGAACACCATAGGAGACCTTGCGGAGAACACACGCGACAGCGTGCTGCCCGAAATCTTCGACCGGCAGCGAACGGCCATCAACCTCGAACGTCTGGGGCGCTTTGCCCTGATCATCCACAAAGCCGACGACCCCAAAAAACGCCGGGCGTTCAGGCTTGCCGCAAAAATCCTGTCGCAGGATACAGCCTTTGACGCCAACCCGGAAATCCGCAGCAAGGTCAGCCGCTGCTATGAGGCCATGGAACGCATTGCCATCATACGCGGCAGACAGGATGTGCTGCAAAAACGGCTTGATGAAGATGAATCCCTGCTGCGCGAAAATCTCGCATCCCTCCAGCCCTGTTCGCCCAAGGCCTCGGCCCGGCAAAGAGCAATGAACCGCGCCGAACGCGTCCTGCTCATCCATCTGCTCCACGTACTTTCCTCAAATTCCCATCAGGGGCTGGAGCAGACCGTCAAAACGGTCAACGAACTTTCGAACAAGGTTGATACGGCACGCCTTGATGCCCGGCTTGCCAGGAACGGCACAACCATCAGCCAAAGCGCGATAATTGATACCAAACGCCGAATCCTGAATATGGACATGGCCTGCAACAAGACGTGGGACGAAGTGAACCGTGACCTTGAGACACTGTCCGCATCGCTCACGGCAAACGCGGCAATCGAGGCGTCCCAAAGGTTCACCACCATCGCGGACGAAGCATCAGCGGGCCTCAACGGCGGACTGACCGGACTGATCATCGCCATATCCACCATGATTCTCATGCTCGTGCTGGTCAGACGGGACGTGCTCACGCCGATCTCCAAAACAGTGCAGGCCATGGCAAGGGCGCGCGATTCCCACGCCCCTATCGACCTGCCCGAGGCGCGGCTCCGGGAAATGCACGAAATTCAAACATCGGTGGAACTCTCCAGCACGCTGATGGCAGAAATCACCCACCGCACCCAGGAACTGGAACAGACCAATGCCGCGCTCGAAAAGGAAATCGCCGAACGAATCCGCACGGAACGGGAACTGGGAAGAGCCAAGGAGGCGGCCGAATCCGCGGACAAGGCCAAAAGCGATTTTCTGGCCGGCATGAGCCACGAAATACGAACCCCCATGAACACCATTCTGGGCATGGCCGAGCTCATGCTGGAAACCGACCCCACGCCGGAGCAGCGAAAATACATCGAAATATTCAAGACTTCAGGCCACCACCTGTTGGGCATCATCAACGATGTCCTGGACATTTCGAAAATCGAGGCCGGACAGCTTTGCCTTGAAACACACGACACCACGCTTTCCGATGTATTGGATAAAATACACCTTCTCTACCGCACCAAGGCAGACGACAAGGGGCTTTCGCTCAAGGTGGTCGTGGGCGAAGGCACGCCCAAGCGGATCATGGCCGACCCCATACGCATCGGCCAGATACTCACCAACCTTGTGGACAACGCCATCAAATTCACCCATCAGGGCGGTGTTTCCATTGAAGCGCACCCGGCTCCGTCGGGCATTGAGGGTGAAATCGTCTTCTCGGTCTCGGACACCGGAATCGGTATCCCCCCCGAGGCGCAGCGCAGGGTTTTCGATCGTTTCACCCAGGCGGATTCCTCCACGACACGCCAATACGGCGGCACAGGATTGGGATTGTCCATTTCGCGCCGTCTCGTGGAAATCATGGGCGGAACCCTGCGTCTGAACAGCAGCCCGAAACGGGGAACCACCTTCAGTTTCACGCTCCGTTTTCCGTTGCCGGAACAGGCTCCGGAATCCGGGGCCGAGGCGACACGCGAAGAGGTACGGCACCTGACCGACATGCTTCGGCAACGCCCTGTTTCCATTCTTCTGGCCGAGGACTCGGACAGCAATCGTGAGTTGCTGAAATTTTACCTTGCTCATGCGGGATGTGAAATCGACTTTGCAGAAAACGGCCTTGAAGCCGTGAACAAATTCAAGGAAAAGACCTACGACGTGGTCCTGATGGACATCCAGATGCCGGTCATGGACGGTTTCGAGGCCACCCGGCTGCTCAGGGAACACGAAAGACAAACGGGCATGCAGCCCACTCCCATCATCGCGGTCACGGCCAACGCCCTGAGCGAAGACAGGGGACGCTGCATTGAGGCGGGCTGCACCTTCTACCTTGCAAAGCCCGTTTCCAAGGCCACCCTGCTCAAGACGCTGGCCAGCACGGTGGGCATCGTCTGA
- a CDS encoding transporter substrate-binding domain-containing protein, whose protein sequence is MRPASLVFIFIAVVLLFQPAFAQTTYRVGTEGGYPPFNYVKNGEPAGFDVELAKELCKAMQGECKIILVPWDDIITGLINKRYDFVVASMARTEERDKLIDFTTPYYRSRTNFIGNPAHLSSSSPEQLEGKILTTQNKTVQADYLIKHYGSVAKIVLFDTLAESFHALIRGEADAVLTDSLVGYEFLQTEPGQPFDYIGQPLNTNDPSSEACIAVREGDHELKNKLERALQTLRLNGIYERINRRYFPFSVY, encoded by the coding sequence ATGCGCCCAGCAAGCCTCGTTTTCATTTTCATTGCAGTGGTCCTTCTCTTCCAGCCGGCCTTTGCCCAGACAACCTACCGTGTCGGCACCGAAGGAGGATACCCGCCTTTCAACTACGTGAAAAACGGCGAACCGGCCGGATTCGATGTGGAACTGGCCAAAGAACTCTGCAAGGCCATGCAGGGTGAATGCAAAATCATCCTCGTACCCTGGGACGATATCATCACCGGACTGATAAACAAACGCTACGACTTCGTTGTGGCCAGCATGGCCAGAACCGAAGAACGAGACAAACTCATCGACTTCACGACACCATACTATCGTTCCCGAACCAACTTCATCGGCAATCCTGCCCACCTTTCCTCATCCTCGCCGGAACAACTCGAGGGCAAAATCCTGACCACCCAGAACAAAACGGTTCAGGCCGATTATTTGATAAAACACTATGGCAGTGTGGCAAAAATCGTGCTCTTCGATACCCTTGCCGAATCATTTCACGCCCTGATCCGCGGCGAGGCCGACGCCGTTCTCACGGACAGCCTGGTGGGTTACGAATTCCTGCAGACCGAGCCGGGACAACCGTTCGACTATATCGGCCAACCCCTGAATACGAACGATCCATCAAGTGAAGCATGCATCGCCGTTCGCGAAGGCGACCACGAACTGAAAAACAAACTCGAAAGGGCCCTGCAGACACTGCGACTCAACGGCATATACGAACGCATCAATCGCCGGTACTTCCCTTTCAGCGTCTACTAG